From the genome of Bosea sp. Tri-49, one region includes:
- a CDS encoding ABC transporter substrate-binding protein has translation MKKAWLLAAVAAFALNGAVEAKTLKWGSAREIASLDPYSFGETFTLSVLNHVYEGLVRYTGDLKIEPALAESWETVTPTTWRFKLRQGVKFHNGNPFTADDVIASLQRVTHDTSPLKGNLPAYKSSKKIDDYTVEIEVNGPYPLLLNDLTNIFVFDKEWMEANNSLLPTDSGKGVKGYATDNANGTGPFKVESRRADSKTIFAKNPSWWDKPQHNIDVIEFIPITSSSTRVAAMLSGEIDFTNVAPLQDLPRLTASSEVKVLQTNELRSVFFAFNLTDKLVESDVKDKNPFKDIKVREALYRAIDIDAVQKRAMRGLSRNTGALVAPAIPGYEPSQDQRLPFDLNGAKKLLADAGYPNGFSFVMNCQSDSLVNEEEFCQAVAAMWSRAGLKPNLSLAPRSQQAPKRVKGDFDLISFGWANEPMIDAYSLLVQVLRSKSGTGGVFNWGNWGDSRIDALTDKAGVELDTPKRIEMMKEALKIAKAEHLFIPLHQQPMAWAMRNTMASTVQASDNKPRLWLTMMK, from the coding sequence ATGAAGAAGGCCTGGTTGCTGGCGGCCGTCGCCGCTTTCGCATTGAACGGCGCGGTCGAGGCGAAGACGCTGAAATGGGGCTCGGCGCGCGAGATCGCCTCGCTCGATCCCTACTCCTTCGGCGAGACCTTCACGCTCTCGGTCCTGAACCATGTCTATGAGGGGCTGGTGCGCTATACCGGCGATCTCAAGATCGAGCCGGCTTTGGCGGAATCCTGGGAGACTGTGACGCCGACGACCTGGCGCTTCAAGCTGCGCCAAGGTGTCAAGTTCCACAACGGCAATCCGTTCACGGCCGACGACGTCATCGCCTCGCTCCAGCGCGTCACCCACGACACCTCGCCGCTCAAGGGCAACCTTCCCGCCTATAAGAGCTCAAAGAAGATCGACGACTACACCGTCGAAATCGAGGTCAACGGTCCCTATCCGTTGCTGCTCAACGACCTCACCAACATCTTCGTCTTCGACAAGGAGTGGATGGAGGCGAACAACTCGCTGCTCCCCACCGATTCCGGCAAGGGCGTGAAGGGCTACGCCACCGACAATGCCAACGGCACCGGTCCGTTCAAGGTCGAGAGCCGGCGCGCCGACTCCAAGACGATCTTCGCCAAGAATCCAAGCTGGTGGGACAAGCCGCAGCACAACATCGATGTGATCGAGTTCATCCCGATCACCTCGTCCTCGACCCGCGTCGCGGCGATGCTCTCCGGCGAGATCGACTTCACCAATGTCGCGCCGCTGCAGGACCTGCCGCGCCTCACGGCCTCGAGCGAGGTCAAGGTGCTGCAGACCAACGAACTTCGCTCGGTCTTCTTCGCCTTCAACCTGACCGACAAGCTGGTCGAGAGCGACGTCAAAGACAAGAACCCCTTCAAGGACATCAAGGTGCGCGAGGCGCTCTATCGCGCCATCGACATCGACGCGGTGCAGAAGCGGGCGATGCGCGGCCTCTCGCGCAACACCGGTGCGCTCGTCGCGCCGGCGATCCCCGGCTACGAGCCGTCGCAGGACCAGCGCCTGCCTTTCGACCTCAACGGCGCCAAGAAGCTGCTCGCCGATGCCGGCTATCCGAACGGCTTCTCCTTTGTGATGAACTGCCAGAGCGACTCGCTCGTCAACGAAGAGGAATTCTGCCAGGCGGTCGCGGCGATGTGGTCGCGCGCTGGCCTGAAGCCGAACCTCAGCCTCGCGCCGCGCAGCCAGCAGGCGCCGAAGCGGGTGAAGGGCGATTTCGACCTGATCTCCTTCGGCTGGGCCAATGAGCCGATGATCGACGCCTATTCGCTGCTGGTGCAGGTGCTGCGCTCGAAGAGCGGCACGGGCGGCGTCTTCAACTGGGGCAATTGGGGCGACTCGCGCATCGATGCGCTGACCGACAAGGCCGGTGTCGAGCTCGATACGCCAAAGCGCATCGAGATGATGAAGGAGGCGCTGAAGATCGCCAAGGCCGAGCACCTCTTCATCCCGCTGCACCAGCAGCCGATGGCCTGGGCGATGCGCAACACCATGGCCTCGACGGTCCAGGCTTCGGACAACAAGCCGCGCCTGTGGCTGACCATGATGAAGTGA
- a CDS encoding ABC transporter permease encodes MPAFLFKRFVNAAGVMLAVAFLAFLTFRFVGDPVELMLNEQASQQQRDELRTRLGLDKGFVLQFATFVGNAVRGDFGISYRNQQEVFTLIAERFPATFELVLVATFLSLAVGIPLGVYTAIKRDSLLAKALQFISVLGVSLPSFALGILFILVFSVNLQWLPAFGRGEVVQIGWWSTGFLTASGRKALILPGITLSLFQITLVMRLVRAEMLETMRTDFIRFARARGLPSRAVHFRHALRNCLMPVITVTGLQIGNLIAFALVTETVFQWPGMGMLFVQAVTFVDIPVMAAYLIVVSFIFVSLNTLVDLTYAWVDPRLREDALSGGANAR; translated from the coding sequence ATGCCCGCCTTCCTGTTCAAGCGCTTCGTCAACGCCGCCGGCGTCATGCTGGCGGTGGCGTTCCTCGCCTTCCTGACCTTCCGCTTCGTCGGCGACCCCGTCGAACTGATGCTGAACGAGCAGGCGAGCCAGCAGCAGCGCGACGAACTGCGTACCAGGCTCGGGCTCGACAAGGGCTTCGTCCTGCAGTTCGCGACCTTCGTCGGCAATGCCGTGCGCGGCGATTTCGGCATCTCCTATCGCAATCAGCAGGAGGTGTTCACGCTGATCGCCGAGCGCTTCCCGGCGACCTTCGAGCTGGTGTTGGTCGCGACCTTCCTGTCGCTGGCGGTCGGCATACCCCTTGGCGTCTACACCGCGATCAAACGAGACAGTCTCCTCGCCAAGGCGCTGCAATTCATCTCGGTGCTCGGCGTCTCTCTGCCGAGCTTCGCGCTCGGCATCCTGTTCATCCTGGTGTTCTCGGTGAACCTGCAATGGCTGCCGGCCTTCGGCCGCGGTGAGGTCGTCCAGATCGGCTGGTGGAGCACCGGCTTCCTGACGGCGTCGGGCCGCAAGGCGCTGATCCTGCCCGGCATCACGCTCTCGCTGTTCCAGATCACGCTGGTGATGCGGCTGGTGCGCGCCGAGATGCTGGAGACGATGCGGACCGATTTCATTCGCTTCGCCAGGGCGCGTGGCCTGCCGTCGCGCGCCGTGCATTTCCGCCACGCGCTGCGCAACTGCCTGATGCCGGTGATCACGGTGACCGGGCTGCAGATCGGCAATCTGATCGCCTTCGCGCTGGTGACCGAGACGGTGTTCCAGTGGCCGGGCATGGGCATGCTCTTCGTCCAGGCCGTCACCTTCGTCGACATCCCGGTGATGGCGGCTTACCTGATCGTCGTCTCCTTCATCTTCGTCTCGCTCAACACGCTGGTCGACCTGACCTATGCCTGGGTCGATCCGCGCCTGCGCGAGGACGCGCTCTCGGGAGGCGCCAATGCCCGCTGA
- a CDS encoding ABC transporter permease, protein MPAEAAAKPGRLRRFLDSDIGWSFRRTPAAWLSALVLSVLILTALLCPLIAPQNPHDLAQIFIDKAEIPPIWSPDGEWPFLLGTDPQGRDVFSAILYGTRVSLIIGFSAVMVSMLIGVSIGLVSGFYGGRIDNLLMRLGDTVLSIPTLLMAILVSAIFRELLPPALRDPFAAAVLVVSIALTSWVQYARTVRASTMVERRKEYVLAARIIKVPAGRIMRRHILPNTLTPVMVAATLNLGLAILSEATLSFLGVGMPITQPSLGTLIRIGNQYLFSGSWWLVVFPSLQLGLIVLSVNLLGDWLRDALNPKLR, encoded by the coding sequence ATGCCCGCTGAAGCCGCCGCCAAGCCCGGGCGCCTGCGCCGCTTTCTCGACAGCGACATCGGCTGGAGTTTCCGGCGCACACCGGCCGCCTGGCTCTCGGCGCTGGTGCTGTCGGTCCTGATCCTGACCGCGCTGCTCTGCCCGCTGATCGCCCCGCAGAACCCGCACGACCTCGCGCAGATTTTCATCGACAAGGCCGAGATCCCGCCGATCTGGTCGCCGGACGGCGAATGGCCCTTCCTGCTCGGCACAGACCCGCAGGGGCGCGACGTCTTCTCCGCCATCCTCTACGGCACGCGGGTGTCGCTGATCATCGGTTTCTCGGCCGTCATGGTCTCGATGTTGATCGGCGTCTCGATCGGCCTGGTCTCCGGCTTCTATGGCGGGCGGATCGATAACCTCCTGATGCGGCTCGGCGACACCGTGCTGTCGATCCCGACGCTGCTGATGGCGATCCTGGTTTCGGCGATCTTCCGCGAACTGCTGCCGCCGGCGCTGCGCGATCCTTTTGCCGCGGCGGTGCTCGTTGTCTCGATCGCGCTGACCAGCTGGGTGCAGTATGCCCGCACCGTGCGGGCATCGACCATGGTCGAGCGGCGCAAGGAATACGTGCTGGCGGCGCGGATCATCAAGGTGCCGGCCGGGCGGATCATGCGTCGGCACATCCTGCCGAACACGCTGACCCCGGTGATGGTCGCAGCGACGCTCAATCTCGGCCTCGCCATCCTCTCGGAAGCGACGCTGTCCTTCCTCGGCGTTGGCATGCCGATCACCCAGCCCTCGCTCGGCACGCTGATCCGGATCGGCAACCAGTATCTGTTCTCCGGCTCCTGGTGGCTCGTCGTCTTCCCCTCGCTGCAGCTCGGCCTGATCGTGCTCTCGGTCAACCTGCTCGGCGACTGGCTTCGCGACGCGCTGAACCCGAAGCTGCGCTGA
- a CDS encoding amidohydrolase family protein, which produces MTASLLLRNVRPYAGKAVDLLIENGKITQVGANLAAPAGVAVEDGKSDIVIPGLVEAHTHLDKSLLGLPWYTNEVGPKLLDKIDNERMNKKRLDIDPARQSARQSILSSLKGTTHIRSHVDVDTEHGMWGVEGVMKTRDAYRDIVDIELVAFPQSGLLRRPGTLELMDEAMKAGCEIVGGLDPCTIDRDPKGHLDAVFELCQRYGKPLDIHLHEPGEVGAFSLDMIIERTRALGMKGKVTVSHAFCLGTPDPALIDPLIDQFAELDIAIMTTAPASRPAPPVKKLLQAGVRVCSGSDGIRDTWSPYGNADMLERAMFVGLRNNFRRDDEVRLALDVCTTEGAKVMEIEGYGLDVGCVADLVLLPTESIAEAVATRPAQRRVIKRGKVVARDGVSIRTAP; this is translated from the coding sequence ATGACCGCTTCCCTGCTGCTCCGCAATGTCCGCCCCTATGCCGGCAAGGCCGTCGATCTCCTGATCGAGAACGGCAAGATCACGCAGGTTGGCGCGAACCTCGCCGCGCCCGCCGGCGTCGCGGTCGAGGACGGCAAGAGCGATATCGTCATCCCCGGCCTGGTCGAGGCCCATACCCATCTCGACAAGAGCCTGCTCGGCCTGCCCTGGTACACCAACGAAGTCGGCCCGAAGCTGCTCGACAAGATCGACAATGAGCGGATGAACAAGAAGCGGCTCGACATCGATCCCGCTCGCCAGTCCGCCCGCCAGAGCATCCTCTCCTCGCTCAAGGGCACGACCCATATCCGCAGCCATGTCGATGTCGATACCGAGCATGGCATGTGGGGCGTCGAGGGCGTGATGAAGACGCGCGATGCGTATCGCGACATCGTCGACATCGAGCTCGTCGCCTTCCCGCAATCGGGGCTGCTGCGCCGGCCGGGCACGCTCGAATTGATGGACGAGGCGATGAAGGCCGGCTGCGAGATCGTCGGCGGGCTCGACCCCTGCACGATCGACCGCGATCCGAAGGGCCATCTCGACGCCGTGTTCGAGCTCTGCCAGCGCTATGGCAAGCCGCTCGACATCCACCTGCACGAGCCCGGCGAGGTCGGCGCCTTCTCGCTCGACATGATCATCGAGCGTACCCGCGCGCTCGGCATGAAAGGCAAGGTCACGGTCAGCCACGCCTTCTGCCTGGGCACGCCCGACCCGGCCCTGATCGACCCGCTGATCGATCAGTTCGCCGAACTCGACATCGCGATCATGACGACCGCACCGGCGAGCCGTCCCGCTCCTCCGGTGAAGAAGTTGCTGCAGGCGGGTGTGCGCGTCTGCTCCGGCTCCGACGGCATCCGCGACACCTGGAGCCCCTATGGCAATGCCGACATGCTGGAGCGGGCCATGTTCGTCGGCCTGCGCAACAACTTCCGCCGCGACGACGAGGTCAGGTTGGCGCTCGACGTCTGCACGACCGAAGGCGCCAAGGTGATGGAGATCGAGGGCTACGGGCTCGATGTCGGCTGCGTCGCCGACCTCGTCCTGCTGCCGACCGAGTCGATCGCCGAAGCCGTCGCGACCCGTCCGGCCCAGCGTCGCGTGATCAAGCGCGGCAAGGTCGTCGCCCGCGACGGCGTCTCGATCAGGACCGCGCCGTGA
- a CDS encoding amidohydrolase family protein codes for MTLQAKKRPEGRILLTARWVVGHKDGRHRLYENGEVVFENGEIVFVGHGFPREVARRIDYGHALIGPGFIDCDALSDLDTTILGYDNQPAWKKGRVWPRSYLEAGPYEMYSREELAFQKRYAFSQLIRNGITTALPIASLFYRAWGETVQEFEDAAEAAADLGLRAYLGPAYRAGNQLVEADGRIVTHYDEPRGLAELDAAIDFAGRHEGAAGGLIRAMFAPDRIETSTAELLRRTAAAARELDSPVRLHCCQSKIEYDLVLAQHGMSSPEWLESLGFLDERCLLPHGTVVSGSRLVDRPGRDLEIIRDSGASIVHCPLVSGRHGGTINHFGSYRAMGLNIAMGTDTAPPDMVTNLQVGMILARTMAGNVGAVRSEDYYDAATIGGANALQRPDLGRLQPGSRADITVFDFDRPHSGQVIDPIQTMMLTGHGRDFVAVVIDGRFVMENRAIPGQDEAADNIRAQKQFEGVMARYPERTLGHPPMSEIFSSSYAIERQEDAA; via the coding sequence GTGACCCTGCAAGCCAAGAAGCGGCCGGAGGGCCGCATCCTGCTGACCGCGCGCTGGGTCGTCGGCCACAAGGACGGCCGCCATCGCCTCTATGAGAACGGTGAGGTCGTGTTCGAGAACGGCGAGATCGTCTTCGTCGGCCACGGCTTCCCGCGCGAGGTCGCCCGGCGTATCGATTACGGCCATGCTCTGATCGGGCCGGGCTTCATCGATTGCGATGCGCTCTCGGATCTCGACACCACCATCCTCGGCTATGACAACCAGCCGGCCTGGAAGAAGGGTCGCGTCTGGCCGCGCAGCTATCTCGAGGCCGGCCCTTACGAGATGTATTCGCGCGAGGAGCTGGCCTTCCAGAAGCGCTATGCCTTCTCCCAGCTGATCCGCAACGGCATCACCACGGCGCTGCCGATCGCTTCGCTGTTCTACCGCGCCTGGGGCGAGACGGTGCAGGAGTTCGAAGACGCGGCGGAAGCGGCCGCCGATCTCGGCCTGCGCGCCTATCTCGGCCCGGCCTATCGCGCCGGCAACCAGCTGGTCGAGGCGGACGGGCGCATCGTCACCCATTACGACGAGCCCCGCGGCCTCGCCGAGCTCGACGCCGCCATCGATTTCGCTGGGCGTCATGAAGGCGCGGCCGGCGGGCTGATCCGGGCGATGTTCGCGCCCGACCGTATCGAGACCTCGACGGCCGAGCTGCTGCGCCGCACCGCCGCCGCGGCGCGCGAACTCGATAGTCCTGTCCGGCTCCACTGCTGCCAGTCGAAGATCGAATATGATCTCGTCCTCGCCCAGCACGGCATGAGCTCGCCGGAATGGCTGGAGAGCCTCGGCTTCCTCGACGAGCGCTGCCTGCTGCCGCATGGCACGGTCGTCTCCGGCAGCCGCCTGGTCGACCGCCCTGGCCGCGACCTCGAAATCATCCGCGATTCCGGTGCGAGCATCGTCCATTGCCCGCTGGTCTCGGGCCGGCATGGCGGCACCATCAACCATTTCGGCAGCTACCGCGCCATGGGCCTCAACATCGCCATGGGGACCGATACCGCCCCGCCGGACATGGTGACGAACCTGCAGGTCGGCATGATCCTCGCCCGCACCATGGCCGGCAATGTCGGCGCCGTACGTTCCGAGGATTATTACGACGCCGCTACCATCGGTGGCGCGAACGCGCTGCAGCGGCCCGATCTCGGCCGTCTCCAGCCCGGCTCCCGCGCCGACATCACCGTCTTCGACTTTGACCGGCCGCATAGCGGGCAGGTGATCGATCCCATCCAGACGATGATGCTGACCGGCCATGGTCGCGACTTCGTGGCGGTGGTGATCGACGGCCGCTTCGTCATGGAGAACCGGGCCATTCCCGGCCAGGACGAAGCCGCCGACAACATCCGCGCCCAGAAGCAGTTCGAAGGCGTGATGGCGCGCTATCCGGAGCGCACCCTGGGGCACCCGCCGATGAGCGAGATCTTCTCGTCCAGCTACGCGATCGAACGCCAGGAGGACGCCGCGTGA
- a CDS encoding ABC transporter ATP-binding protein: MNAQPALLSVRDLRIVFDGRRGPLTALDGVSFEIAPGEILGVVGESGAGKSLTGTAVIGLLDPPGRLAGGEIRLSGQRIDNLPAEAMRKLRGRRIGAIFQDPLTSLHPLLTVGEQLVETITTHLPVGKAEARKRALDLLKEVGIPAAETRIDHYPHQFSGGMRQRVVIALALCAEPTLIIADEPTTALDVSIQAQITTLLKRLCREHGTAIMLVTHDMGVIAETADRVAVMYAGRVVEIGPVEEVTRRPRHPYTAGLMASIPSVHRRNAQLNQIDGSMPRLNAIPAGCAFNPRCGFATDLCRETKPGLPISGHAAACHFPLREMAHG; encoded by the coding sequence GTGAACGCCCAGCCAGCGCTGCTCTCGGTTCGCGACCTGCGCATCGTCTTCGACGGGCGGCGTGGCCCGCTGACGGCGCTCGACGGCGTCTCTTTCGAGATCGCACCGGGCGAAATCCTCGGAGTGGTCGGCGAGTCCGGCGCCGGTAAGTCATTGACCGGAACGGCGGTGATCGGCCTGCTCGATCCGCCGGGACGCCTGGCTGGCGGCGAGATCAGGCTGTCGGGCCAGCGCATCGACAACCTGCCGGCCGAGGCGATGCGCAAGCTGCGCGGCCGCCGGATCGGCGCGATCTTCCAGGATCCGCTGACCTCGCTGCACCCGCTGCTGACCGTCGGCGAACAACTGGTCGAGACCATCACCACGCATCTGCCGGTCGGCAAGGCGGAAGCGCGCAAGCGGGCGCTCGATCTGCTCAAGGAGGTCGGCATTCCCGCGGCCGAGACGCGGATCGACCATTACCCGCACCAGTTCTCCGGGGGCATGCGCCAGCGCGTCGTCATTGCGCTCGCGCTCTGCGCCGAGCCGACGCTGATCATCGCCGACGAGCCGACGACGGCGCTCGATGTCTCCATCCAGGCGCAGATCACCACCTTGCTGAAGCGGCTCTGCCGCGAGCATGGCACCGCGATCATGCTGGTGACCCATGACATGGGCGTGATCGCCGAGACCGCCGACCGCGTCGCCGTGATGTATGCCGGGCGCGTCGTCGAGATCGGTCCGGTCGAGGAGGTGACGCGTCGGCCACGCCATCCTTACACCGCCGGCTTGATGGCCTCGATCCCGAGCGTGCATCGCCGCAATGCGCAGCTCAACCAGATCGACGGCTCGATGCCGCGGCTGAATGCCATTCCCGCCGGCTGCGCCTTCAACCCGCGCTGCGGCTTCGCCACGGATCTCTGCCGCGAGACCAAGCCCGGCCTGCCGATCTCTGGCCATGCCGCCGCCTGCCATTTCCCGCTGCGGGAGATGGCCCATGGTTGA
- a CDS encoding ABC transporter ATP-binding protein: MVEANTILEVSAASCRFDVSAPALSRLFSHEPRRVLRAVENVSFSVQRGTTFSIVGESGCGKSTLARMVVGLQRPTQGMLDFKDIKRADGSVGPPRVQMIFQDPYASLNPRWRVGDIIAEPIRELKLRKDESETATRVGDLLEIVGLSRADASRFPHEFSGGQRQRISIARALATEADFLVCDEPTSALDVSVQAQILNLMVRLQKEFGLTYLFISHNLSVVRHMSDHLAIMYLGRFVESGPAEEVFARPRHPYTRLLLDTIPDVEKPNRERRPMSGEVPSPIAPPPGCAFHPRCVQAVERCRVEAPALRREGALEIACHLA; the protein is encoded by the coding sequence ATGGTTGAGGCGAACACCATCCTCGAAGTCTCCGCCGCCTCCTGCCGCTTCGACGTCTCGGCACCGGCCTTGTCGCGGCTGTTTTCGCATGAGCCACGCCGCGTGCTACGCGCTGTCGAGAACGTCTCGTTCAGCGTCCAGCGCGGCACCACCTTCAGCATCGTCGGCGAGTCCGGCTGCGGGAAGTCGACGCTGGCGCGCATGGTCGTCGGGCTGCAGAGGCCGACGCAGGGCATGCTGGATTTCAAGGACATCAAGCGCGCCGACGGCTCGGTCGGGCCGCCGCGCGTGCAGATGATCTTCCAGGACCCCTATGCCTCGCTCAATCCGCGCTGGCGCGTCGGCGATATCATCGCCGAGCCGATCCGCGAACTGAAGCTGCGCAAGGACGAGAGCGAGACGGCGACCCGCGTCGGCGACCTGCTGGAGATCGTCGGCCTGTCGCGAGCGGATGCGAGTCGCTTCCCGCATGAGTTCTCCGGTGGCCAGCGCCAGCGCATCTCGATCGCTCGGGCGCTGGCGACCGAGGCGGACTTCCTGGTCTGCGACGAGCCGACCTCGGCGCTCGACGTCTCCGTGCAGGCGCAGATCCTCAATTTGATGGTCCGGCTGCAGAAGGAGTTCGGGCTGACCTATCTCTTCATCAGCCATAATCTCTCGGTGGTCCGGCACATGTCGGACCATCTCGCGATCATGTATCTCGGCCGCTTCGTCGAGAGCGGGCCGGCGGAAGAGGTCTTCGCCCGGCCGCGCCATCCCTATACGCGGCTCCTGCTCGACACGATCCCCGACGTTGAAAAGCCGAACCGCGAGCGCCGGCCGATGTCGGGCGAGGTGCCGAGCCCGATCGCGCCGCCGCCGGGCTGCGCCTTCCATCCGCGCTGCGTGCAGGCGGTCGAGCGCTGCCGTGTCGAGGCACCGGCGCTGCGCCGCGAAGGCGCGCTCGAAATCGCCTGTCACCTCGCTTGA
- a CDS encoding dihydroxy-acid dehydratase — MAGEKPKGRGIAGGLTNYGDPDFAAYLRRSFARSMGYSDEALARPIVGIANTYSGFNNCHRHFPELLEAVKRGVLMAGGLPVEFPTISLGEVFLNPTSLKFRNLMAMGTEEMIRAQPIDAVVLMGGCDKTVPAQLMAALSANVPTVELVAGPMSTGRHKGERLGACTDCRRFWARFRAGDVDQEEIDMVEGRLATTAGTCAVMGTASTMACIAETLGLALPRSAAIPAVHADRLRCAEESGKRAVALIGTQTLLPRQIVTEQAIENAWRVLLAISGSTNAVVHLTAIARRAGIKVDLNRLNQLSDETPVLVNLKPVGDNYMEDFFAGGGVPAVLRELRDLLHLDCMTITGKTLGELIDEPLLDQLDRTIIRSRQDPVDPDGGLVAVFGSLAPRGAIVKRAAAEKRLLEHEGRAVVFSSLEDLSARIDDPDLDVTADDILVLQNAGPKSAAAMPEAGYLPIPRKLASKGVKDMVRISDARMSGTAYGAIVLHVAPEAAVGGPLALVRNGDRIRLSVAERRLDLPVDEAELAARRAALSQPPAKARRGYDRLYDAHVLQADEGVDFDFC; from the coding sequence GGCTGACCAACTATGGCGACCCGGACTTCGCCGCTTATCTGCGCCGCTCCTTCGCCCGCTCGATGGGCTATTCCGACGAGGCGCTGGCGCGTCCGATCGTCGGCATCGCCAACACCTATAGCGGCTTCAACAACTGCCACCGGCACTTCCCCGAACTGCTGGAGGCGGTGAAGCGCGGCGTGCTGATGGCCGGTGGCCTGCCGGTCGAATTCCCGACGATCTCGCTCGGCGAGGTCTTCCTCAACCCGACCAGCCTGAAGTTCCGCAACCTGATGGCGATGGGCACGGAGGAGATGATCCGGGCCCAGCCGATCGACGCCGTCGTGCTGATGGGCGGATGCGACAAGACCGTGCCGGCGCAGTTAATGGCGGCGCTCTCGGCCAATGTCCCGACCGTCGAGCTCGTCGCCGGGCCGATGTCGACCGGCCGCCATAAGGGCGAGCGGCTCGGCGCCTGCACCGATTGCCGCCGCTTCTGGGCCCGCTTCCGCGCTGGTGACGTCGACCAGGAAGAGATCGACATGGTCGAGGGCCGGCTCGCCACCACCGCCGGCACCTGTGCCGTGATGGGCACCGCCTCGACCATGGCCTGCATCGCCGAGACGCTGGGCTTGGCCCTGCCGCGCTCGGCTGCGATCCCCGCCGTCCACGCCGACCGGCTGCGCTGCGCCGAGGAAAGCGGCAAACGCGCCGTCGCATTGATCGGCACGCAAACCCTGCTTCCGCGCCAGATCGTCACCGAGCAGGCGATCGAGAATGCCTGGCGCGTGCTGCTGGCGATCTCCGGCTCGACCAATGCGGTGGTCCACCTCACCGCCATCGCTCGCCGCGCCGGCATCAAGGTCGACCTCAATCGCCTCAACCAGCTCTCCGACGAGACGCCGGTGCTGGTGAACCTGAAGCCGGTCGGCGACAACTACATGGAAGACTTCTTCGCCGGCGGCGGCGTGCCGGCTGTGCTCCGCGAACTCCGGGACCTGCTCCATCTCGACTGCATGACGATCACCGGCAAGACGCTGGGCGAATTGATCGACGAACCCCTGCTCGACCAGCTCGACCGCACGATCATCCGCTCGCGCCAGGACCCGGTCGATCCCGATGGCGGGCTCGTCGCGGTGTTCGGCTCGCTTGCGCCGCGCGGCGCCATTGTGAAACGGGCTGCGGCCGAGAAGCGCCTGCTCGAGCATGAGGGCCGCGCCGTCGTCTTCTCGTCATTGGAAGACCTCTCCGCCCGCATCGACGATCCCGATCTCGACGTCACGGCCGACGACATTCTCGTTCTGCAGAATGCCGGTCCCAAGAGCGCCGCCGCCATGCCGGAAGCCGGCTATCTGCCGATCCCGCGCAAGCTCGCGTCCAAGGGCGTCAAGGACATGGTCCGCATCTCCGACGCCCGCATGTCCGGCACCGCCTATGGCGCGATCGTGCTGCATGTCGCACCGGAAGCGGCGGTCGGCGGCCCGCTCGCGCTGGTCCGCAACGGCGACCGGATCAGGCTCAGCGTTGCCGAGCGGCGGCTCGACTTGCCGGTCGACGAGGCCGAGCTCGCGGCGCGCCGGGCCGCACTGTCTCAACCGCCCGCGAAGGCGCGCCGTGGGTATGACCGGCTTTATGACGCGCACGTGCTCCAGGCCGATGAAGGCGTCGATTTCGACTTCTGCTGA